The Chryseobacterium suipulveris genome window below encodes:
- a CDS encoding NAD(P)H-hydrate dehydratase yields the protein MKIFNAEQIRNCDKFTIENEPVSSLNLMERAAESCCEWLLKRFKNNETFQIFCGNGNNGGDGFAVARMLYQKGFDVNVFIDQTNANFSPDAAINFEKVKGISGIDIFDFNESANFSFEKNSVIIDALFGSGLNRKLEGKPAKLIQILNQLPYRKISIDIPSGLFADKLPDEDSVIFKADETLSFQCWKKSFLHPETGFFCGNVSVLDIGLSKTFVDAEPTNDFIINDEMIRKIYQPRNDFSHKGTYGKATLVAGSFGKIGAAVLATKSALRTGSGLTFVCAPNCGYEILQSTCPEAMFISGGEKIISNIETEKDSVVAIGPGLGTEDGTVAALLQFLKNYDEPLVLDADALNIISKAPENLKMIPKNSVITPHPKEFERLFGVSENSFERLETAKKNARELGIYIVLKDHHTQIITPENKVFYNITGNSGMAKGGSGDVLTGILVSLLAQNYAPKKAAILAVWLHGKAGDLAAKKYSKESMLLSDLIAEIGTVFKQLK from the coding sequence ATGAAAATTTTCAATGCAGAACAGATCAGGAATTGCGATAAGTTCACCATCGAAAACGAGCCGGTTTCTTCACTCAATTTAATGGAGCGAGCTGCGGAAAGTTGCTGCGAATGGCTTCTGAAGCGTTTTAAAAATAATGAAACTTTCCAGATTTTTTGTGGTAATGGAAACAATGGCGGTGATGGATTTGCCGTGGCGAGAATGCTCTACCAAAAAGGGTTTGACGTGAATGTGTTCATCGATCAGACAAACGCAAATTTTTCTCCCGATGCAGCGATTAATTTTGAAAAAGTAAAAGGAATTTCGGGAATCGATATTTTTGATTTTAATGAATCGGCGAATTTTTCGTTTGAGAAGAACTCGGTGATTATCGATGCGCTTTTTGGTTCTGGACTTAACCGAAAACTGGAGGGGAAACCTGCGAAACTGATTCAGATTCTCAATCAGCTTCCTTACCGAAAAATTTCGATCGATATTCCGTCCGGACTTTTTGCCGATAAGCTCCCAGATGAAGATTCGGTGATTTTCAAAGCGGATGAAACGTTGAGTTTTCAGTGCTGGAAAAAGTCATTCCTTCATCCCGAAACTGGTTTTTTTTGTGGCAATGTTTCTGTCCTCGATATTGGTTTGAGTAAAACTTTTGTCGATGCTGAACCAACCAATGATTTTATCATTAATGATGAAATGATCCGAAAAATCTACCAACCGAGAAATGATTTTTCGCACAAAGGAACTTATGGTAAAGCTACGCTTGTTGCAGGAAGTTTCGGTAAAATCGGAGCCGCCGTTTTGGCGACGAAATCTGCATTGCGAACAGGAAGCGGACTGACTTTCGTTTGTGCGCCCAACTGCGGTTACGAAATTCTGCAATCGACCTGTCCTGAAGCAATGTTCATCAGTGGTGGAGAAAAAATAATTTCCAACATTGAAACGGAAAAAGATTCTGTCGTCGCGATCGGTCCAGGTTTGGGAACTGAAGATGGAACGGTGGCTGCATTATTACAATTCCTGAAAAATTACGACGAACCTTTGGTTTTAGATGCGGATGCTTTGAACATTATTTCCAAAGCTCCAGAAAATCTAAAAATGATTCCGAAAAACTCAGTCATTACGCCACATCCAAAGGAATTTGAGCGGCTTTTCGGGGTTTCAGAAAACTCATTTGAACGCCTGGAAACCGCAAAGAAAAACGCCCGAGAATTAGGAATCTACATTGTTTTAAAGGATCATCACACGCAAATCATCACTCCCGAAAATAAAGTTTTCTACAATATCACCGGAAATTCAGGAATGGCGAAAGGTGGAAGCGGAGATGTTTTGACAGGAATATTGGTGTCGCTTCTCGCACAGAATTATGCTCCAAAAAAGGCTGCAATTCTCGCAGTGTGGCTCCATGGAAAAGCCGGCGATTTAGCTGCAAAAAAATACTCGAAAGAGTCGATGCTGCTTTCAGATCTCATTGCTGAAATCGGAACTGTCTTTAAACAATTAAAATAG
- the mscL gene encoding large conductance mechanosensitive channel protein MscL — translation MGFVKEFKEFAFKGNVLDLAVGVIIGAAFGKIVSSLVEDVITPLLLNPALKAAGAENIAKLSWNGVTYGNFLSAVISFLCIAFVLFLIIKAANKMKKPAEEAPAGPTEDQKLLTEIRDLLKNK, via the coding sequence ATGGGATTTGTAAAAGAATTTAAGGAATTTGCATTTAAAGGAAATGTATTGGATTTGGCAGTCGGTGTGATCATCGGTGCTGCTTTCGGTAAGATTGTTTCTTCCTTGGTTGAAGACGTAATCACTCCACTTCTGCTGAATCCAGCTTTGAAAGCTGCAGGTGCTGAAAATATCGCGAAACTTTCGTGGAACGGGGTTACTTATGGAAACTTCCTTTCCGCGGTAATCAGTTTCCTGTGTATCGCTTTTGTTTTGTTCCTTATCATTAAGGCAGCCAACAAAATGAAAAAACCTGCAGAAGAAGCTCCAGCTGGACCTACAGAAGATCAAAAATTATTGACTGAGATCAGAGATTTGTTGAAAAACAAATAA
- a CDS encoding LNS2 domain-containing protein: protein MELEHKDHVSPILKDGVKNYLIDIDGTITDDVPNEEPERMVTCEPYPDALETINRWYDQGHIICFFTSRTENLKQITIEWLDRHGFKYHSVLCGKPRGGNYHWIDNHLVKATRYKGKFTDMVEKQVTIEVFKD, encoded by the coding sequence ATGGAATTAGAACATAAAGATCACGTAAGTCCGATTTTGAAAGACGGTGTAAAGAATTATCTGATCGATATCGACGGAACCATTACCGACGATGTTCCCAATGAGGAGCCCGAAAGAATGGTCACTTGCGAACCGTATCCCGACGCACTCGAAACCATTAACAGGTGGTACGATCAGGGACACATTATCTGCTTCTTCACGTCGCGAACTGAAAACCTGAAACAGATCACGATCGAATGGCTCGACAGACACGGATTCAAATACCACAGTGTTCTATGCGGAAAACCGAGAGGCGGGAATTACCACTGGATCGACAACCACCTCGTGAAGGCGACACGATACAAGGGGAAATTCACCGATATGGTTGAAAAGCAGGTAACCATCGAGGTTTTCAAAGATTAA
- a CDS encoding D-2-hydroxyacid dehydrogenase, with protein sequence MKILANDGLDQSGIDALTEKGFEVITKKVPQDFLADFINDHQIKTLLVRSATQVQRDLIDACPSLEIIGRGGVGMDNIDVDYARSKNIHVINTPAASSASVAELVFAHLFSGARFLQESNRQMTVLGNTDFAKLKKQYEKGIELRGKTIGIIGMGRIGQEVAKIALGLGMRVIAADNNIGRASIKVKFYNNQFINVDIETEPLEGVLKHADFITLHVPAQNNGAMIGEKEFAMMKDGVAIINCSRGGVIDEEALIAALDSGKVAFAGLDVFTNEPTPSKEILSHPKISLTPHTGASTIEAQDRIGISLAEQICSILQIH encoded by the coding sequence ATGAAAATATTAGCAAACGACGGACTCGACCAATCGGGAATCGATGCACTGACCGAAAAAGGTTTCGAAGTCATCACCAAAAAAGTTCCACAGGATTTCCTTGCGGATTTTATCAACGACCACCAGATTAAAACGCTTTTGGTAAGAAGTGCGACGCAGGTTCAGCGCGATCTGATCGACGCTTGTCCCTCTTTGGAAATCATCGGAAGAGGTGGAGTAGGAATGGACAATATCGATGTCGATTACGCACGCTCCAAAAACATCCACGTGATCAATACACCTGCAGCTTCTTCGGCTTCTGTGGCGGAATTGGTTTTCGCGCACCTGTTTTCGGGGGCGAGATTTCTTCAGGAATCCAACCGGCAGATGACTGTTTTGGGAAATACCGATTTCGCAAAACTGAAAAAGCAGTACGAAAAAGGAATCGAGCTCCGCGGTAAAACCATCGGGATTATCGGGATGGGAAGAATCGGGCAGGAAGTTGCCAAAATCGCACTCGGTTTGGGAATGCGCGTGATCGCCGCCGACAACAATATCGGGAGAGCAAGCATCAAGGTGAAGTTTTACAACAACCAGTTCATCAATGTAGATATCGAAACCGAACCGCTCGAAGGCGTTTTGAAACACGCAGACTTCATCACGCTCCACGTTCCTGCACAAAACAACGGCGCGATGATCGGCGAGAAGGAATTTGCGATGATGAAGGACGGTGTCGCCATCATCAACTGTTCCAGAGGCGGCGTAATCGATGAGGAAGCACTGATCGCTGCACTCGATTCTGGCAAAGTTGCTTTCGCAGGACTCGATGTTTTCACCAACGAACCGACTCCGTCAAAAGAAATTTTGAGCCACCCGAAAATTTCGCTTACTCCTCACACAGGAGCGTCAACAATTGAAGCGCAGGACAGAATCGGGATTTCGCTTGCCGAACAGATCTGTTCGATACTTCAGATTCACTAA